The following proteins are encoded in a genomic region of Hyla sarda isolate aHylSar1 chromosome 3, aHylSar1.hap1, whole genome shotgun sequence:
- the LOC130362773 gene encoding uncharacterized protein LOC130362773 codes for MSDDQLSPPNGGLTHSSQDHTLAPYELLQQMVSTSVQSALASAMSSVNDSISKSVSMALSRQHREGPASSDTPLVASHIQSQASSLLRPGKSDRKRRYCSDLDTHLTNTPTIGGGSKLTKTSVPPEDTNVSAQNPTDGDDMPSGTSRSSRRNKPDSFVEDSDGTSNSGDDDLYELEDEDLEGNASRSPPHSSADTSAPGAILDSMGIPFFSPENIKHPRSGEWTPMSQVADYVSAWLRKSLDGRNRNKLRAECPRPSLSNNVAMTPELDPILVRYLVKTGKNPKKGIDKSFKAVQDKLLDVLGPMTKILQLAEHAVASGEVIDADILRGWALRAVCLLSNANTAASTERRRSILMRLDPQLTHLATDEPGPPADGLLFGEAFLKNINKYVGLFSGLDKAQSSLKKVGANKVFPRAGRGRGRPSGRATNYRPYNRGHYMPDRQYYTPVPQPPQPSTPFFPPRGRPWRARGASRGYPRSRGTGY; via the exons ATGTCTGATGATCAGCTATCTCCACCTAATGGTGGGCTGACTCATTCATCTCAGGACCATACCCTAGCCCCTTATGAATTATTGCAACAGATGGTGTCTACATCGGTCCAATCCGCCCTGGCCTCCGCCATGTCATCTGTCAATGACAGCATATCAAAGTCTGTTTCCATGGCGTTGTCACGGCAACACCGGGAAGGGCCGGCCTCTTCAGATACCCCCTTGGTCGCCTCCCACATACAATCCCAGGCTTCCAGCCTACTAAGACCCGGCAAGTCGGACCGGAAGAGACGCTATTGCTCCGACTTAGATACCCACCTTACCAATACACCTACTATTGGAGGTGGTTCTAAACTAACTAAGACCTCAGTGCCTCCTGAGGATACCAATGTGAGTGCTCAGAACCCCACGGATGGGGATGACATGCCCAGTGGAACCTCTCGGTCCTCCAGGCGTAATAAGCCCGACTCTTTTGTTGAAGATTCAGATGGCACCTCAAACTCTGGGGATGATGATTTGTATGAGTTGGAGGACGAGGATCTGGAAGGGAACGCGAGTCGTTCTCCTCCACATAGCTCCGCTGACACAAGCGCCCCCGGGGCGATCTTGGATTCCATGGGAATTCCATTCTTCAGCCCGGAGAATATCAAACACCCCCGTTCGGGGGAGTGGACGCCCATGTCACAGGTGGCTGATTATGTTTCGGCTTGGCTGCGCAAATCTTTAGATGGTCGCAACCGCAATAAACTGAGGGCGGAGTGTCCACGACCGTCACTGTCCAATAATGTCGCCATGACGCCAGAGTTGGACCCCATTCTGGTGCGCTATCTGGTTAAGACCGGTAAAAACCCTAAAAAGGGTATTGACAAATCTTTCAAAGCTGTTCAGGACAAATTGTTGGATGTCCTTGGGCCTATGACTAAGATTTTACAATTGGCCGAACATGCTGTCGCTTCAGGTGAAGTAATTGATGCAGACATTTTACGGGGCTGGGCATTACGAGCAGTTTGCTTGCTCAGCAATGCAAACACTGCGGCGTCTACGGAACGCCGGAGATCCATCCTTATGCGGCTGGATCCCCAACTTACTCACCTGGCTACCGACGAACCTGGTCCACCAGCGGACGGTTTACTATTCGGGGAGGCCTttcttaaaaatataaataagtatGTTGGCCTTTTCTCGGGCCTTGACAAAGCCCAATCCTCTTTAAAAAAGGTGGGCGCTAACAAGGTTTTCCCCAGGGCTGGAAGGGGTAGGGGTCGCCCTTCCGGCCGTGCCACCAACTATAGACCCTATAACAGGGGCCACTACATGCCTGACAGACAATATTACACACCAGTTCCCCAGCCACCACAGCCCTCAACTCCATTCTTTCCGCCTAGAGGACGTCCGTGGAGAGCGAGGGGTGCCAGCCGCGGATACCCAAGATCCAGGGGCACAG GATATTGA